One bacterium genomic window carries:
- a CDS encoding GNAT family N-acetyltransferase, whose amino-acid sequence MSDNILIRPYQPGDSIPEITALLHRAYAKPAEQGVRFWASRQDDTVTERRLKKGTSFLAVRDGAIVGTISVYGPEKNSSSAYYQRDDVWHFGQFGVDPALQGTGLGKRLYLTVEDHCKKNQVKFLALDTCENATDLIEMYQRWGFKQVDRVKWEVVDFRSIIMAKDLTAPN is encoded by the coding sequence ATGTCAGACAATATCCTCATCCGTCCATACCAGCCCGGCGACTCCATCCCGGAGATCACCGCCCTCCTACACCGGGCCTACGCCAAGCCGGCCGAGCAGGGCGTCCGCTTTTGGGCCTCGCGCCAGGACGACACCGTCACCGAAAGACGGCTTAAAAAGGGAACCTCCTTCCTGGCCGTCAGGGACGGCGCCATCGTGGGCACCATCTCGGTCTACGGCCCGGAGAAGAATTCCAGTTCGGCTTACTACCAGCGGGATGATGTCTGGCATTTCGGACAGTTCGGGGTGGATCCGGCCCTGCAGGGCACCGGCCTGGGCAAAAGGCTTTATCTGACGGTGGAAGACCATTGCAAAAAGAACCAGGTAAAATTCCTGGCCCTGGATACCTGCGAGAATGCCACGGACCTGATAGAAATGTACCAGCGCTGGGGCTTTAAGCAGGTGGATCGGGTCAAATGGGAGGTGGTGGATTTCCGCAGTATCATCATGGCCAAGGACCTGACCGCCCCCAACTAG
- a CDS encoding class I SAM-dependent methyltransferase, translated as MIDAHINNPKSPKYYVKKYLDGQKDQLRNQVVLDVPAGNGATTEILLEHGAIVEPFDLFPEYFMLKCVECKRADIMEKIPVADGHADMLICQEGIEHFSDQLKAFKEFNRVLKPNGRLLLTTPSASTLAAKLSHLLFESETARQMPPNEIDDIWMSDKSVSSQIYHGHIFLIGLQKLRILAKLAGFRIREVKYVRLSKGSLFLLPFFYPLILASSYFRYFRNLARHREIPKAQRLEVYREQLGMNLDPKNLVNKHTFIIFEKEKELKEVDFRADGVMKSFDKIM; from the coding sequence ATGATCGACGCCCACATCAACAATCCCAAAAGCCCCAAATATTACGTCAAGAAATATCTGGACGGCCAAAAAGACCAGCTGCGGAACCAGGTGGTGCTGGACGTTCCGGCCGGGAACGGGGCCACCACCGAGATACTGCTGGAGCACGGCGCCATAGTCGAGCCTTTTGACCTGTTCCCCGAGTATTTCATGCTCAAATGCGTGGAGTGCAAACGGGCCGACATCATGGAGAAGATCCCTGTGGCCGACGGCCATGCCGACATGCTGATCTGCCAGGAAGGGATAGAGCACTTCAGCGACCAGCTTAAGGCCTTTAAGGAATTCAACCGGGTGTTGAAGCCGAACGGAAGGCTTTTGCTGACCACTCCCTCGGCCTCCACTCTGGCCGCCAAGCTCAGCCATCTGCTGTTCGAAAGCGAGACCGCCCGGCAGATGCCGCCCAATGAGATCGACGACATCTGGATGTCCGATAAAAGCGTATCCAGCCAGATATACCACGGCCACATCTTCCTGATCGGCCTGCAGAAACTGAGGATACTGGCAAAGCTGGCCGGGTTCCGGATCCGAGAGGTCAAATATGTCCGTCTCAGCAAGGGCTCGCTGTTCCTGCTCCCCTTCTTTTACCCGCTGATACTGGCCAGTTCGTATTTCAGGTATTTCCGGAACCTGGCCCGGCACCGGGAGATCCCAAAAGCTCAGAGGCTTGAAGTCTACCGGGAACAGCTGGGGATGAACCTTGACCCAAAAAACCTTGTGAACAAGCATACCTTCATCATCTTCGAAAAAGAGAAGGAGCTGAAGGAGGTGGATTTCCGGGCGGACGGGGTGATGAAATCGTTTGACAAGATAATGTGA
- a CDS encoding GNAT family N-acetyltransferase, producing the protein MNIPDVVIKRLAGIDELERHGFLFTGYESDQAYRVEKTETEENTVISLRLEKRDSPYVKRWARTRDDLEIQKEVAAQGLSWGAFIGDRMVGVALLELREWNRSLHLHDLEVMPEFRGRGLGGMLLDKALETARDQKARVITLETQTTNYPAIKFYRRHGYQIDGVDLSLYTNQDTSDGEVALTMKLKL; encoded by the coding sequence ATGAACATACCAGACGTCGTCATCAAGCGCCTGGCAGGCATCGATGAACTGGAAAGGCACGGGTTCCTTTTCACCGGCTATGAATCGGACCAGGCGTACCGGGTTGAAAAGACCGAGACCGAAGAGAACACTGTCATCAGCCTGAGGCTGGAAAAGCGGGACAGCCCCTACGTCAAGAGATGGGCCCGAACCCGGGATGACCTGGAAATTCAGAAGGAGGTGGCGGCCCAGGGCCTTTCCTGGGGGGCCTTCATCGGGGACAGGATGGTTGGAGTGGCCCTGCTGGAGCTGCGGGAATGGAACCGCTCCCTGCATCTGCACGACCTGGAGGTAATGCCGGAGTTCCGGGGCCGGGGTTTGGGCGGGATGCTGCTGGACAAAGCTCTGGAGACGGCCCGGGACCAGAAGGCTAGGGTGATAACCCTGGAGACCCAGACCACCAACTATCCGGCCATCAAATTCTACCGCCGGCACGGCTACCAGATAGACGGGGTGGACCTTTCCCTTTACACCAACCAAGACACTTCGGACGGCGAAGTGGCCCTGACCATGAAGCTGAAACTATAA
- a CDS encoding PAS domain-containing protein: protein MFDRMNDQLVKALLETVPYELTVIDHNDEVIGWNQHETRLFKRPMGSMGMNFRQCHPQSSLAKVEAIVNEFKEKKRDQARFWIQLPLGPGGQKQMVLIEFFALRDETGKYLGCLECTRNVEDIRQLQGEQRLMS from the coding sequence ATGTTCGACCGCATGAACGACCAGTTGGTCAAGGCCCTGCTGGAGACCGTGCCTTACGAGCTGACGGTGATCGACCACAATGACGAGGTCATCGGCTGGAACCAGCACGAGACAAGACTCTTCAAGCGCCCCATGGGCAGCATGGGTATGAACTTCCGCCAGTGCCACCCCCAAAGCAGCCTGGCCAAGGTGGAGGCCATCGTCAACGAGTTCAAGGAGAAGAAACGGGACCAGGCCCGGTTCTGGATCCAGCTCCCGCTGGGCCCCGGCGGCCAGAAGCAGATGGTGCTGATCGAGTTCTTTGCCCTGCGCGACGAGACCGGAAAATACCTGGGCTGCCTGGAGTGCACCCGGAACGTGGAGGACATCCGCCAGCTGCAGGGCGAACAGCGGCTGATGAGCTGA
- a CDS encoding SOS response-associated peptidase produces the protein MCGRFTLTARLEEIAERFEVDGEDVLRLKEEYLPRYNIAPANSVLVVLFDGKRRRLKTMHWGLLPRFKAAGKAAPLLFNARAETLSEKPSFSKLVEKQRCLIVADGFYEFLPVGKTKRPVRYILKDGKLFAFAGLYAMDKEGLPSCTIVTTEANELVKKVHPRMPVILEKPGEKQWLDPSIADYESLVPCFTPLDKDKLTAYFADPRVNSTKNEGSELIAPNETLG, from the coding sequence ATGTGCGGAAGATTCACATTGACGGCCCGGCTGGAGGAGATCGCCGAGCGGTTCGAGGTTGATGGCGAGGATGTGCTCAGGCTTAAGGAAGAGTATCTCCCCCGCTACAACATCGCGCCGGCCAACAGCGTGCTGGTGGTGCTGTTCGACGGCAAGCGCCGCCGCTTAAAGACCATGCACTGGGGCCTGCTCCCGCGTTTCAAGGCCGCCGGCAAAGCCGCTCCCCTGCTGTTCAACGCCCGGGCGGAGACCTTGAGTGAAAAGCCCTCCTTCAGCAAGCTGGTAGAAAAGCAGCGCTGTCTGATAGTGGCCGACGGTTTTTACGAGTTCCTGCCGGTGGGCAAGACCAAGCGCCCGGTTCGTTATATTCTTAAAGACGGGAAACTGTTCGCCTTTGCCGGGCTGTATGCAATGGACAAGGAAGGCCTTCCCTCCTGCACCATCGTGACCACCGAAGCAAATGAGCTGGTGAAGAAGGTCCACCCCCGGATGCCGGTGATACTGGAGAAGCCCGGCGAAAAGCAGTGGCTGGACCCGTCAATAGCAGACTATGAGAGCCTGGTGCCCTGCTTCACGCCATTGGACAAGGACAAGCTGACGGCCTACTTTGCCGATCCCAGGGTGAACTCAACCAAAAATGAAGGCTCTGAGTTGATAGCGCCAAACGAAACGTTAGGTTAA
- a CDS encoding N-acetyltransferase, translating to MKPFRPYQGEKDAVLMTRLMVQDIAGSVDRRTFGDYLKGILKKANSRNTLIMESCGYIRIFNDHEFGFLRFDLEKTKRSGIAACALKEKLKEVCHRSRKNLRIMLRDDKGWKHVLVKQLGFSPIRYFFEMERTRIEKQWDMIDFHAERLVLEPYSPKLDIRDFNRCFNAVYADSFEHEPASVKEWKEDIAEGELNGNTFFVLKNNTNKTVGFLILSHYLHHQQGHKYGFIEEIGVIDAYRGRGIGTRLLKYGVGCLQSDYKQRHVRLHVDGENRYKALEIYKKEGFSVKSMNIEYQYRAK from the coding sequence ATGAAACCATTCAGGCCATATCAGGGGGAAAAAGACGCGGTACTGATGACACGGCTTATGGTACAGGATATTGCCGGAAGTGTTGACCGCCGGACATTTGGGGACTATCTCAAGGGGATTTTGAAGAAGGCCAACTCCCGAAACACTTTGATCATGGAAAGCTGCGGATATATCAGGATTTTCAATGACCACGAGTTCGGATTTCTGAGGTTCGACCTGGAAAAAACCAAGCGGAGCGGAATTGCAGCGTGTGCCCTCAAAGAAAAATTAAAAGAAGTCTGCCACCGCAGCCGAAAAAACCTGAGGATAATGCTAAGGGACGACAAGGGGTGGAAACACGTTTTGGTAAAGCAATTGGGATTTTCACCCATTCGATATTTTTTCGAAATGGAGCGCACCCGGATTGAAAAACAATGGGATATGATCGATTTTCACGCTGAGAGGTTGGTGTTAGAGCCCTACTCTCCTAAGTTGGATATACGGGACTTCAACCGCTGCTTTAACGCTGTTTATGCCGATAGTTTCGAGCATGAACCGGCCTCTGTTAAAGAATGGAAAGAGGATATTGCCGAAGGGGAATTGAATGGCAATACATTTTTTGTACTGAAGAATAATACGAATAAGACCGTCGGGTTCCTGATACTGAGCCATTATCTTCACCACCAGCAGGGCCATAAATACGGTTTCATCGAAGAGATCGGCGTTATTGATGCCTACCGGGGTCGGGGCATCGGCACCCGGCTTCTTAAATACGGGGTGGGTTGCTTACAGTCCGATTATAAACAGCGACATGTTCGCCTGCATGTTGATGGTGAGAACCGGTATAAAGCGCTGGAAATATACAAAAAGGAAGGGTTTTCCGTAAAAAGTATGAACATTGAATATCAGTACCGGGCTAAATAA
- the dnaG gene encoding DNA primase: MAQIPEHIIDEIRQASDVVDIVGQYLPLKKLGNTYKTLCPFHQEKTPSFNVNPQKQIWHCFGCGKGGNVYTFLMEYDKVSFVEAVRTLAQKAGIKIPETRADFKDGQHDLLYQANELAARFFSDNLADPKNTSAREYLEKRGITKETQELFRLGYAPNEWDGFIKYAGRSGLSLPLLQESGLIVARETGNGFYDRFRHRIIFPFFSLGGRVIGFGGRSLEQTPQAKYLNSPETPIYHKGRGFYGFSQTKSAVGDAGYAILVEGNFDLIVPFQAGFKHILATAGTALTPDQARLLSRYARRVVVCYDPDNAGQSATERAIEPLLEAGLDVKAALLPPNMDPDAFIRERGSEEFGALIKNAITFVEFLVMRASLHKDLSQISEKSRLVNDLAGLMVKVEDTVSRSQYARETADLCGVDESLVLDLMRKKQGLSPKQAAAPGRELPQTDWEHEIFVLLLKRPQLLTEVHDTLAETGIASPWLQGMLARLENQYSQSGRIEGAKLFEDLVDQEEQNRLSAIIARSHQGDDTMDDADKDRTVLRDYLKKLKELKLKPRMKELQEQIKVSEKAGDQQQVSQLLAQYQELRQIYAGKKP; encoded by the coding sequence ATGGCCCAGATCCCAGAACATATCATAGACGAGATCCGCCAGGCCAGCGATGTAGTGGACATCGTGGGCCAGTACCTGCCGTTGAAGAAGCTAGGCAACACCTACAAGACCCTCTGCCCCTTTCACCAGGAAAAGACCCCCTCGTTCAACGTCAACCCCCAAAAGCAGATCTGGCACTGTTTCGGCTGCGGCAAGGGAGGCAACGTCTATACCTTTTTGATGGAGTACGACAAGGTCTCGTTCGTGGAGGCAGTGCGCACTTTGGCCCAAAAGGCCGGCATCAAGATCCCCGAGACCCGGGCCGACTTCAAGGATGGCCAGCACGACCTGCTGTACCAGGCCAACGAGCTGGCCGCCCGCTTTTTTTCCGACAATCTGGCCGACCCCAAGAATACTTCAGCCCGGGAGTACCTGGAGAAGCGGGGCATAACAAAAGAGACACAGGAGTTGTTCCGGCTGGGCTACGCACCAAACGAGTGGGACGGCTTCATAAAATACGCCGGGCGCTCCGGACTGTCACTGCCCCTGCTGCAGGAATCCGGACTGATAGTGGCCCGGGAGACCGGCAACGGCTTTTACGACCGCTTTAGGCACCGGATCATCTTTCCCTTCTTCTCCCTGGGCGGGCGGGTGATAGGCTTCGGCGGGCGCAGCCTGGAGCAGACCCCCCAGGCCAAATACCTTAATTCACCCGAGACCCCCATCTACCACAAGGGGCGCGGCTTCTACGGCTTCAGCCAGACCAAATCGGCCGTCGGCGACGCCGGCTACGCCATTTTGGTGGAGGGCAACTTTGACCTGATCGTCCCCTTCCAGGCCGGGTTCAAGCACATCCTGGCCACCGCCGGCACCGCCCTGACCCCGGACCAGGCCCGGCTGCTCTCCCGCTATGCCCGGCGGGTGGTGGTCTGCTACGACCCGGACAACGCCGGCCAGTCCGCCACCGAACGGGCCATAGAGCCATTGCTGGAAGCGGGATTGGACGTCAAGGCCGCCCTGCTGCCGCCCAACATGGATCCCGACGCCTTCATCCGGGAGCGGGGGTCGGAGGAATTCGGGGCTTTGATCAAGAATGCCATCACCTTTGTGGAATTCCTGGTGATGCGGGCCAGCCTGCATAAGGACCTTTCCCAGATCTCGGAAAAAAGCCGTCTGGTGAACGATCTGGCCGGGCTGATGGTCAAGGTGGAGGACACCGTCTCCCGGTCGCAATATGCCAGGGAAACCGCCGATCTCTGCGGAGTGGACGAATCCCTGGTGCTGGACCTGATGCGCAAGAAGCAGGGCCTGTCCCCCAAACAGGCGGCGGCCCCGGGCAGGGAACTGCCCCAAACCGACTGGGAGCACGAGATCTTCGTCCTGCTGCTTAAGCGCCCCCAGCTGTTGACCGAAGTACATGATACCCTGGCCGAAACCGGCATCGCCTCGCCCTGGCTTCAGGGGATGCTGGCCCGGCTGGAGAACCAGTACAGCCAGAGCGGCCGGATAGAAGGGGCCAAGCTGTTCGAAGACCTGGTGGACCAGGAAGAACAGAACCGGCTGTCGGCCATCATCGCCCGCTCCCACCAGGGCGATGACACCATGGACGACGCGGACAAGGACCGCACCGTGCTTAGGGATTACCTGAAAAAGCTGAAAGAGCTGAAGCTGAAGCCCCGGATGAAGGAACTGCAGGAGCAGATCAAGGTCTCGGAAAAGGCCGGTGACCAGCAGCAGGTCAGCCAGCTGCTGGCCCAGTACCAGGAACTGCGCCAAATTTATGCTGGCAAAAAACCCTGA